The Thermodesulfobacteriota bacterium genomic sequence CTTCAGAAATTGCAGCGATTGTATTTTCATTTACTCCTCCGTCAATCTGGATAAGGGTGGAAAGTCCTCTTTGCTGAATCAGCTTACGAAGGGCTCTTATTTTATCAAGACTGTTTTCAATAAAAGTCTGCCCGCCGAATCCGGGATTTACACTCATAATAACCACGTAGTCCAAATATTCCAGCACCCATTCTATGGAAGAAAGAGGCGTGGAGGGATTTAAAACCGCACCTGCCAGTGCTTTGAATTCCTTAATAAATTGAATAGACCGGTTTAAATGCTTGCCGGATTCTACCTGGACTGCAATATATGTTGCTCCTGCTTTGGCAAAATCCGGTATGTAGTTATCCGGATTTTCAATCATAAGGTGAACGTCGATGGGAAGAGAGGTCACCGTTTTGACGGCTTTAACCACAATGGGTCCCATGGTAATATTTGGCACAAAATGTCCGTCCATTACATCCACATGTATCCAGTCGGCGCCTGCATTTTCAACGGCTTTTACCTCTTCACCGAGCTTTGAAAAGTCAGCAGACAAAATTGATGGTGCAATAAGTTTCATGGTCGTATCTCCTGTTCATTTCGTTTTTTGGTAACTGTTTACAGCTGTCGGTTCACAGTTTATACAACGATTGAAAAGTTTTGGATATTGTACTGATTTTTTATATTAATTTTTTCAAACCGCAAACGGTTAGCAATAATGTTTATTCAATGACTTGGATTTTTACCAGTTCATCGTCTTCATAAACCAGGAGTGTTGCGCCCCTTTTATTTGGCACAGGGAGCCAGATTTCTTCACCCGGTTTTACAAATTCATTAAAAAGATCATCTGAAAAGGTAGATCCTTTCAAAAATACACGAATATGTCTTTT encodes the following:
- the rpe gene encoding ribulose-phosphate 3-epimerase; this translates as MKLIAPSILSADFSKLGEEVKAVENAGADWIHVDVMDGHFVPNITMGPIVVKAVKTVTSLPIDVHLMIENPDNYIPDFAKAGATYIAVQVESGKHLNRSIQFIKEFKALAGAVLNPSTPLSSIEWVLEYLDYVVIMSVNPGFGGQTFIENSLDKIRALRKLIQQRGLSTLIQIDGGVNENTIAAISEAGVDVFVSGSAIFGSPDYKKTIDSYRNKIGK